CATATATTGGACCAAACGGTGCCGGTCACTTTGTGAAAATGGTTCATAATGGGATTGAATATGGAGATATGCAATTAATTTCCGAAGCCTACTTTATATTGAAACATGTGCTAAATTTAAGCGTAATGGAGCTTCATGAAGTATTTAAAGAGTGGAACAAGGGTGAATTGGACAGTTATTTAATTGAAATTACTGCAGATATCTTTACAAAGATCGATCATGAAACTGGTAAACCACTGGTGGACATGATATTGGATACAGCTGGACAGAAGGGTACAGGCAAATGGACAAGTCAAAATGCTTTAGATTTGGGTGTTCCGTTGCCGATTATTACAGAATCTGTATTTGCACGTTTTATTTCGGCCATGAAAGACGAGCGTGTAAAGGCGAGCAAATTACTCAAAGGTCCTGATAGGAATCAAAATAAGGTCAATAAACAAGAGGTAATTGAAGCTGTACGTAGAGCTTTGTATATGAGTAAAATCTGTTCGTATGCACAAGGTTTTGCTCAAATGCGTGCAGCATCTGAAGAATATGACTGGAATCTTCGTTATGGGGACATCGCTATGATCTTCCGTGGCGGTTGCATTATACGAGCACATTTTCTGCAAAAAATTAAGGAGGCATATGACCGGGACCCAAACTTGGCCAATCTGTTATTAGATCCGTATTTTAAAGAAATTGTGGAAAGCTACCAATATGCGTTGCGTCAAGTATTAGCAATCGCCATTGAAC
Above is a window of Fodinisporobacter ferrooxydans DNA encoding:
- the gndA gene encoding NADP-dependent phosphogluconate dehydrogenase, coding for MSKQQIGVIGLAVMGKNLALNIESRGYSVSVYNRSNEKTEAFLKNEAVGKNFVGAYSVEEFVNTLEKPRKILLMVKAGAATDTTIESLKPYLEKDDILIDGGNTFFQDTIRRNKELETSGVHFIGTGVSGGEEGALKGPAIMPGGKKEAYELVQPILEAISAKVEGDPCCTYIGPNGAGHFVKMVHNGIEYGDMQLISEAYFILKHVLNLSVMELHEVFKEWNKGELDSYLIEITADIFTKIDHETGKPLVDMILDTAGQKGTGKWTSQNALDLGVPLPIITESVFARFISAMKDERVKASKLLKGPDRNQNKVNKQEVIEAVRRALYMSKICSYAQGFAQMRAASEEYDWNLRYGDIAMIFRGGCIIRAHFLQKIKEAYDRDPNLANLLLDPYFKEIVESYQYALRQVLAIAIERGIPVPAFSSAIAYYDSYRTETLPANLLQAQRDYFGAHTYQRIDKEGIFHTNWLE